The genomic stretch GCTTTGCGGGATCATACTTGCGCTCAGGAACTCCGACGCCCGCATAGTTTTTCAAGAGCGCATTTCGAACTTGGCCGTTGATCCAGTAACGGTACAGAAGCCGATAGATGCTCTTGCGCTGTATACCGAGCTCAACAGCTCTAGCGCCGACCATTTGACCCATCTCACCAGGAGCGAATATCTGACCTGGATAACCTGAGTCGATCAGGGGTGCGATGATGTTCCACTTTTCATCCCTTTCCCGCTTCTTTTTCTCATCCAAGTCATCCTCTAACACTAAGAGAAACTCAGGCGTAACGACCTTGGCTAGCTTCGTATCACCTGCAATGACGGATCCGCGAAGCTCCTCCAGGCCTAAACCAATCGGTTGGCGGGGCGGATCCGTTAATTGGATCAAAACGACCGCATCGTATCGCTCATTGAGGTACAAGACCCTAACGAAGCCCGGCACGACGGAAAACTCAGTAAGCGGTTCGAAACAATCATTGACTTGGACTTTCATGATAGGCCCTCCGCCGTCAGTGAAATTTTCATTGGTTTCTCAATGATTTCAAATGTTGGTAGTGGTGCAGTCATTTGAATGGGAGTACCAACCAAATCTACCTTGATCGACTTAGCCCATATCAGGTGATGATATAAAGCCCGAGAGTCTTGATAGGAGATAAATAAACGTGCGGCAATCTTTCGCAGAGATTCAGCAGTACTCCACGGGTAGGGACGACAGCTCGCTAAGGAAGCTCCGATCAACTTGCCGCAACCGTGCGGCAAGTTGAAAATCCCGCTGAATTTGGCGCTATTGACCGCGAAATATCCCGTACGCGCCGCCTTGGCGAGCTTGTCAGCCCATTTCTCCGTGTTACGCGCGTAATTAGCCCATACCCATCAGCTTTTTTCGAGCCATCCATAAATTGGACAAGGCAAACAGCGTGGTCAATTGAGCGGTGTTTTTCATCAGGCCGCGAAAGCGCACTTTCACATAACCGAACTGACGTTTGATCACCCGAAATGGGTGTTCGACCTTGGCCCGTGTCTGGGCTTTGAGGTACTCGATTTTGCGCTTGGCTTTGTACAGCACGCTGCGCTTGCTCAGCTTGGAATAGGTGCTGCGTCGCGCGGCGATTTGCCAAACCACTTCACGGTTTTCATGCTCTTCGCGCTTCTCGACACCGGTGTAACCAGCATCGGCGTAGACCGCGTTTTCCTCGCCGTGCAGCAGTTCGGCAACCTGAGTGACATCGGCTACATTCGCCGCGGTGCCGTGAACGTGGTGAACCAGCCCCGACTCAACGTCGGCACCAATATGGGCCTTCATTCCGAAGAAATATTGATTGCCTTTCTTCGTCTGATGCATCTCTGGATCGCGTTTACCGTCCTCGTTTTTAGTCGAACTGGGCGCGTGGATAATCGTCGCATCGACGATGGTGCCCTGGCGCAGCGAGAGGCCTTTCTCCTGCAAATAACCGTTGATGACCGCCAGGATCGCCGGCGCCAACTTATGTTTCTCCAGCAGGTGCCGGAAGTTCATGATCGTGGTGTCTTCAGGGATCGGCGCGCTCAGGGTCAAGTGCGCAAACTGGCGCATGGGCGTGATTTCATACAGCGCTTCTTCCATGGCAGGATCGCTCAGCGAGAACCAGTTTTGCAGCAAGTGAATGCGCAGCATGGTTTCCAGCGGATACGGTTTGCGGCCACCGCCAGCCTTCGGATAATACGGCTCGATCAACGCCAGTAAACCGCTCCAGGGCACGACCTGATCCATCTCGGCGAGGAACCGTTCGCGGCGTGTTTGCTTGCGCTTGCCCGCGTATTCGAAATCGGAAAAGCTCATCTGGCTCATGAAGCACTCGGGTCAGGTGGTGAGGCTGTATTTCAGCATACTTGGAGACTTGTTCGGAGTTTCCCTAAGTGCCCCAGAAAATCTGTGTGTAATGATGGCTCTGCCAAGGCGCGCGGCAGTTGAGCGAACTTCCTGAGTAAGCCTAAATTTTTGATCAAATCGGGGCTGAACATTTCTTCGGTGACAATGGCCCAATCAACGTGTTGGCCAGTCCAGAAACGCTTTTCGATCTCAAATTTTTCCAACGTCCTCCTGGCTTTTTTGCCTTCGAGGTCACTGCGGTATTTGATTGTTCTGGCTACGGATTTAAAGCTGCCATCGGGCTTTTTTATCGTTAATAAAAAATCCGTGGTCATAACGTAAGGAAGCACTGTCTTCGGATACTTCGGGTATCGCACTCCCATAGAGCTCGCGATTGCTTGAGCACTTTCTCGCGGTAGCAGTGGATACTGTTCGCGTATATCCACAACATTTTCCGAAAATTCACATACCAAAAAATAAGCGCGTTCGAGGTCAGAAAAGAGGTGGTGGAGACGATCGATCTTCACACCTTGGATCTTGTGGGAGCGTCCTCTGGAAGGCACGTCTTGGACGCGCAGCCACGGCAGATAACTGGCACCAGCTCCGCTACCGAATCCATTCGAAATATGCCGCTGAATATCTGTCTCAGACGAAAACCTACGACCGCGCAATGCTACCTCCTTCGTCCGCCGGGACCGCCTCTCCTCGCCCTGAAAAATAGTTATAGGAAAAAATCGCCCACCACCTGTTCATGGTACAGCCCTCTTTAGCCTACTCCCGGAGCGTGGCGAAGCGGAGAATCTAGACCGATGGCTCAGCCAAAAAATGGAAACCCCCGTAAATACGGGGGTTTCGGCCTTGTGTCAATCTATGTTACGGCGTGTCAATCTTTATTGTTAAGTGTCAATCTTTATTGTTAGAAGCCACCTGTCACAGGTTTGGTACTGCCTTACTCAACCGTCACCGACTTGGCCAGGTTGCGCGGCTGGTCAACGTCGGTGCCCTTGAGCACCGCCACGTAATACGACAGCAGTTGCAACGGGATGGTGTAGAGGATGGGCGACAGGGTGTCATGGATGTGCGGCATGTTGATGACGTGGGTGCCTTCACCGTTGGTCATGGCGGCCTTTTCGTCGGCGAACACGATCAGTTGGCCGCCCCGGGCGCGGACTTCCTGCAGGTTGGATTTGAGCTTCTCCAGCAGTTCATTGTTCGGCGCAACGGTGACCACCGGCATGTCATCGTCCACCAGGGCCAATGGGCCGTGCTTGAGTTCGCCGGCCGGGTAGGCTTCGGCGTGGATAT from Pseudomonas fluorescens encodes the following:
- a CDS encoding IS5 family transposase, with product MSQMSFSDFEYAGKRKQTRRERFLAEMDQVVPWSGLLALIEPYYPKAGGGRKPYPLETMLRIHLLQNWFSLSDPAMEEALYEITPMRQFAHLTLSAPIPEDTTIMNFRHLLEKHKLAPAILAVINGYLQEKGLSLRQGTIVDATIIHAPSSTKNEDGKRDPEMHQTKKGNQYFFGMKAHIGADVESGLVHHVHGTAANVADVTQVAELLHGEENAVYADAGYTGVEKREEHENREVVWQIAARRSTYSKLSKRSVLYKAKRKIEYLKAQTRAKVEHPFRVIKRQFGYVKVRFRGLMKNTAQLTTLFALSNLWMARKKLMGMG